One part of the Acidimicrobiales bacterium genome encodes these proteins:
- a CDS encoding branched-chain amino acid ABC transporter permease has product MTSDTELMEEPPEAPWADETPHPEPPATRNWKVFGLKAAVVVIAAVILYQLPLYYQEFRVRQFNEVIFLSVAVLGLGLLTGFNGQISIGHGAFFGIGAYTTAILVADHGWSYLATIPLGALISFIVGALVGVPALRIKGLYLALTTLAFATTFTLVIKKFSSVTGGTQGKVVPRFQVPSWSNLTNDQFVYYMLLIMAVVLFVLARNLVKSRVGRALIAVRDNEVAAEVVGVNLAAYKVITFGLSAALAGIAGSMSVINTPFVDANSFTINKSIELLAALVIGGAATIFGPIVGSFFVVFVPEYSQDINPALSQVIYGGLLIVLMLVLPGGIIGGLKRLWAFLARHLPGRASTPTAPPAPEPTEPPAAAAS; this is encoded by the coding sequence ATGACTTCCGACACCGAGCTCATGGAGGAGCCACCCGAGGCGCCCTGGGCCGACGAGACCCCCCACCCCGAGCCGCCCGCCACGCGCAACTGGAAGGTCTTCGGCCTCAAGGCAGCGGTCGTGGTGATCGCCGCGGTGATCCTCTACCAGCTGCCGCTCTACTACCAGGAGTTCCGGGTCCGGCAGTTCAACGAGGTCATCTTCCTCTCGGTGGCCGTGCTCGGCCTGGGCCTGCTGACGGGCTTCAACGGCCAGATCTCCATCGGCCACGGCGCCTTCTTCGGGATCGGGGCCTACACGACGGCCATCCTGGTGGCCGACCACGGCTGGTCCTACTTGGCCACCATCCCTCTCGGAGCGCTGATCTCGTTCATCGTGGGGGCCCTGGTGGGGGTGCCCGCCCTGCGCATCAAGGGCCTGTACCTGGCCCTCACCACCCTCGCCTTCGCCACCACGTTCACGCTGGTGATCAAGAAGTTCTCGTCGGTCACCGGCGGCACCCAGGGCAAGGTCGTGCCCCGATTCCAGGTGCCGAGCTGGTCGAACCTCACCAACGACCAGTTCGTGTACTACATGCTGCTGATCATGGCCGTGGTGCTGTTCGTCCTGGCCCGGAACCTCGTCAAGAGCCGGGTGGGCCGGGCGCTCATCGCCGTGCGCGACAACGAGGTCGCCGCCGAGGTCGTCGGCGTGAACCTCGCCGCCTACAAGGTGATCACCTTCGGGCTGAGCGCCGCCCTCGCGGGCATCGCCGGCTCGATGTCGGTGATCAACACCCCGTTCGTGGACGCCAACTCGTTCACCATCAACAAGTCGATCGAGCTCCTCGCCGCCCTCGTCATCGGCGGTGCCGCCACCATCTTCGGGCCCATCGTCGGCTCGTTCTTCGTGGTCTTCGTGCCCGAGTACTCCCAGGACATCAACCCGGCGCTGTCCCAGGTCATCTACGGCGGCCTGCTCATCGTCTTGATGCTCGTGCTGCCCGGCGGCATCATCGGTGGCCTGAAGCGTCTGTGGGCCTTCCTGGCCCGCCACCTGCCCGGTCGGGCCTCGACGCCGACGGCCCCGCCGGCGCCCGAGCCCACCGAGCCGCCCGCAGCCGCGGCGTCCTGA
- a CDS encoding ABC transporter substrate-binding protein → MTTRTRWARWSALALALVLTAAACGGGGREDSGGDSGGSDGTTASGEEAGPLTIDTSNCTTSPTEVAPEGEVTFGTSVPQSGLFAAFSKIAEGYNAYFDYLNSEEGGVDGREVTVEVTDDGYESGQTVSNVQQLIQQDQVFGIFNVVGTPNNLAIRDTLNQDCVPQLYAATGAALWGNPDEYPFTIGSLPTYATEMGVFVDYLEAENPDAKVAILFQNDDFGEEYVNSFETLTEGTDITVVTEESYEPSDSDVDSQVTSIANSGADTVVLAATALKCPQALDALQAQSGFDPETVWLSQTCTSSTVIGLASPGAADGVLSAIYLKDPADPQWDDDPAMVEFQEQGQAHGLSAEQVEDGVVGIGWTFGQLLAETIRNTPELTRENIMQSAYSLDGVEVGLLLPGVSFTTNGAEDPFPIETLQIGQYNGEFFDFVGDPIDLEGQSAEFTPQG, encoded by the coding sequence ATGACCACTCGGACCCGATGGGCGCGCTGGTCGGCGCTGGCCCTCGCGCTCGTCCTCACCGCCGCCGCCTGTGGCGGTGGCGGCCGGGAGGACTCCGGCGGCGATTCCGGCGGCAGCGACGGCACCACGGCATCCGGTGAGGAGGCGGGCCCGCTCACCATCGACACGAGCAACTGCACCACCAGCCCAACCGAGGTGGCGCCGGAGGGCGAGGTGACCTTCGGCACGAGCGTCCCGCAGTCGGGTCTGTTCGCGGCCTTCTCGAAGATCGCCGAGGGCTACAACGCCTACTTCGACTACCTGAACTCGGAGGAGGGCGGCGTCGACGGTCGTGAGGTCACCGTCGAGGTCACCGACGACGGCTACGAGTCGGGCCAGACCGTCTCCAACGTCCAGCAGCTCATCCAGCAGGACCAGGTGTTCGGCATCTTCAACGTGGTCGGCACCCCCAACAACCTCGCCATCCGAGACACGCTGAACCAGGACTGCGTGCCCCAGCTGTACGCGGCCACCGGCGCGGCGCTGTGGGGCAACCCCGACGAGTACCCCTTCACCATCGGCTCGCTGCCGACCTACGCCACCGAGATGGGCGTGTTCGTGGACTACCTCGAGGCGGAGAACCCCGACGCCAAGGTCGCCATCCTCTTCCAGAACGACGACTTCGGTGAGGAGTACGTGAACTCGTTCGAGACCCTCACCGAGGGCACGGACATCACCGTGGTGACCGAGGAGAGCTATGAGCCGTCGGACAGCGACGTCGACAGCCAGGTCACCTCGATCGCCAACAGCGGTGCCGACACCGTGGTCCTCGCGGCCACGGCCCTCAAGTGCCCCCAGGCCCTCGACGCCCTCCAGGCGCAGTCGGGCTTCGATCCCGAGACGGTGTGGCTGTCGCAGACCTGCACCTCCTCGACGGTGATCGGCCTGGCCAGCCCCGGTGCCGCCGACGGCGTGCTCTCGGCCATCTACCTGAAGGACCCGGCCGATCCGCAGTGGGACGACGACCCGGCCATGGTCGAGTTCCAGGAGCAGGGCCAGGCCCACGGCCTCTCGGCCGAGCAGGTCGAGGACGGCGTGGTGGGCATCGGGTGGACCTTCGGCCAGCTGCTGGCCGAGACCATCCGCAACACCCCTGAGCTCACCCGCGAGAACATCATGCAGAGCGCCTACAGCCTCGACGGCGTCGAGGTCGGCCTGCTGCTGCCGGGGGTGAGCTTCACCACCAACGGCGCCGAGGACCCGTTCCCGATCGAGACGCTCCAGATCGGCCAGTACAACGGCGAGTTCTTCGACTTCGTGGGCGACCCCATCGACCTCGAAGGCCAGAGCGCGGAGTTCACGCCCCAGGGCTAG